In the SAR86 cluster bacterium genome, CTTCTACCCTGGTTCCCTCTGGGAACAATAAAACATACATTCCATTTTGCAATCTATTTGAGCCTTCCTCCAGAGTTTGCAAGATAGCCTCCTTAGGTTTGTTTCTATTAATAGCAATCGGATTTAACATTTTCATAGCCCACCCCCAAAGAGGAATGTACAGCAATTCTTTTTTCAGTAAGGTGCACATGGGATGAAAAAGATATTGCATCGAGTAGGTTTCCCACTGACCTTGATGATTAGAAACAATGACACAAGGCTCAGCTGGTAAGTTCTCTTTTCCAATAACTTCTACTTTAATCCCGCAAGATAAATGTAAAAACCAATTGGCAAACTTTGGCCACTGCGAAAAAAGTCTTAGTCTATTTTCCAGCCCTAAAAAAGGCCCGATCACACAGGCCAATAAGCTCGCTATTATTCCTGAACTCAAATAGCCAAGGTAAAAAATAGTCGATCTAACAACAATCACTTTTTAGAGTTTAAAATATATTCAGTAGCTTCAAGAAGGTCATTAAAACAATGCTCATCAGGCGGACTTATATCCGTTCCATACACCTTCTCTCCATAACCACCTGTTTTAATAAGCATAGGAACACAGCCATGTCTTCTCCCTGCCAAGATGTCCGAATCTTTATCACCTATAAAATGTTTTCCTTTGAGATCAACTTCAATAGTCTTCTCAATTTCTTCTAAGAGACCAGTCTCAGGTTTTCTACACTTACATTTAGTTTCAGGCGCATGAGGACAATAAGCGATGTGAGCAATTTTCCCTCCAGCTTCTTTGAGCAGATCCTCCATGTGGTTGTGAATTTTTAATAAATCAGCATCTGTAATAATTTTTTTCTCAATGCAAGCCTGATTAGTGGCAATCGCAACTTTAAAGCCATGTTTATTAAGAAGCGCAATAGCCTCCAAACTACCTTCAATAGGCTCAAAATCTTCCGGCTTAGTCACATAAGTCATGAGGTCAACATTAATGACCCCGTCCCTGTCTAAGACTACAACGTCATCCATTAATCTCTAAATCTTATAAGTTTGCGCTAAAAAGGTTCTAACTTCGTCTATTTTCAATCTTGTTTGATCCATTGTATCTCTATCTCTTATAGTTACCGTATTGTCTTCAAGAGTTTGAAAATCGACGGTGATACAGGCAGGTGTACCAATTTCGTCATGTTTTCTGTAGTTTTTGCCGATGTTACCAGTGTTTTCTAGAAGAACTCGTCCTTCAATTGTTCGCTGTAAGTCATTTTTTAGATCTACTGATGTCATTACTATCGAATTTTCATTTCTTTTTAGAGGAATAACAGCAATTTTTATAGGTGCAAGATGTGGTTTTAGAGATAAAACCGTTCTTTCTTTATTATTTTCAAGGCTCTCAACCTTATATGCTTCGTTGAGAATAGCTAAAAATCCTCTATCAACCCCAGCAGAAGGCTCAATTACATATGGAACCACCCATTGTTTAGTTTCTAGGTCTTGTATAGCAAGTTTTGCATTTGATTGAGTATTTTCTGCAACAGTTGCATCTATATTAAGGTCCTTTTGGCCTTTAGTATGGGATCCTAGATCAAAATCCGTCCTATTGGCTATTCCTTCCAGTTCCTCTAGACCATGCGGAAAGTTATACATAATGTCCACAGTAGCTTTAGAGTAGTGTGCCAACTCATCATCGGGAACATGATATATCTCCAAGCTCTCCTTGCTTACCCCCTGATCTTCCCACCACTGCAGCCTTAAATCAGTCCACTTTTTATGCCATTCCTCATCTTCACCTGGTTTTACAAAAAATTCGAGTTCCATCTGCTCAAATTCGCGTACTCTAAATATAAAGTTTCTTGGAGTTATCTCATTTCGAAATGCTTTACCCATTTGAGCTATCCCAAACGGAAGAGGGTGAGGGTTAGAATCTAGAACATTTTTAAAATTCGTAAAGATATTTTGAGCTGTTTCAGGTCTTAAGTAGGCAAAGGAATTTCCATCTTCAATTGGCCCAACATTCGTTTTGAACATTAAGTTGAATTGCCTTGGCTCTGTTAAATCTTCTTTCTTACAATAATCTGGTACTTGATCTGCTCTGAATCTTTCACCACAAGATT is a window encoding:
- a CDS encoding glycine--tRNA ligase, which codes for MNNASMEDLVSLCKRRGFIYQSNEIYGGLQGLYDYGPLGVELKNNLKKSWWKSMIYERDDIEGIDSSILTNPLVLKYSGHENTFTDPLVDCKSCGERFRADQVPDYCKKEDLTEPRQFNLMFKTNVGPIEDGNSFAYLRPETAQNIFTNFKNVLDSNPHPLPFGIAQMGKAFRNEITPRNFIFRVREFEQMELEFFVKPGEDEEWHKKWTDLRLQWWEDQGVSKESLEIYHVPDDELAHYSKATVDIMYNFPHGLEELEGIANRTDFDLGSHTKGQKDLNIDATVAENTQSNAKLAIQDLETKQWVVPYVIEPSAGVDRGFLAILNEAYKVESLENNKERTVLSLKPHLAPIKIAVIPLKRNENSIVMTSVDLKNDLQRTIEGRVLLENTGNIGKNYRKHDEIGTPACITVDFQTLEDNTVTIRDRDTMDQTRLKIDEVRTFLAQTYKI
- a CDS encoding 1-acyl-sn-glycerol-3-phosphate acyltransferase, whose amino-acid sequence is MSSGIIASLLACVIGPFLGLENRLRLFSQWPKFANWFLHLSCGIKVEVIGKENLPAEPCVIVSNHQGQWETYSMQYLFHPMCTLLKKELLYIPLWGWAMKMLNPIAINRNKPKEAILQTLEEGSNRLQNGMYVLLFPEGTRVEAGMVGKYARSSFELAKRNGVMVLPLCHNSGDCWPAHKFIKKPGKITLTIGEPFYVEDSRQSAKDVRKWVEKKLNS
- the gmhB gene encoding D-glycero-beta-D-manno-heptose 1,7-bisphosphate 7-phosphatase, with protein sequence MDDVVVLDRDGVINVDLMTYVTKPEDFEPIEGSLEAIALLNKHGFKVAIATNQACIEKKIITDADLLKIHNHMEDLLKEAGGKIAHIAYCPHAPETKCKCRKPETGLLEEIEKTIEVDLKGKHFIGDKDSDILAGRRHGCVPMLIKTGGYGEKVYGTDISPPDEHCFNDLLEATEYILNSKK